The Vicia villosa cultivar HV-30 ecotype Madison, WI linkage group LG1, Vvil1.0, whole genome shotgun sequence genome includes a region encoding these proteins:
- the LOC131643515 gene encoding cytochrome P450 704C1-like: MAFTDFLFALKPHFLPILIATIVLVTYIIKIHGCRFLDKKRKYHPVGGTVIHQLFNFHRLLEYMTDLTIKRKTYSLLSFTRSEVYTSDPANVEHMLVTNFSNYGKGWYHHNVLTDLLGDGIFTVDGEKWRHQRKSASYQFSTKLLREFSGSVFKSNAVKLAGIVSEAAISNNIIELQDLFMKSALDSVFKVILGVELDTMCGTYREGTQFSNAFDEASAAIMFRYVNFLWKVQRFLNIGSEAVLKKSLKVIDEYVYKLIRSKIEQSQKPQDNSIGLKGDILSRFLDLNETDPKYLKDIILSFIIAGKDTTAITLSWFLYQLCKNPHVQEKIAQEIREATKVENGSIIDELAAKVTDESMEKMQYLHAALTETLRLHPALPVESKYCFSDDKWPDGYSVRKGDLVSFQPYVMGRMKFLWGEDAEKFRPERWFDENGSLKKESSFKFTAFQAGPRICLGKEFAYRQMKIFSAILLGSHSFKLADQMKLVKYRTMLTLQIDGGLYAYALKRNI; encoded by the exons ATGGCATTCACTGATTTTCTCTTTGCACTGAAACCTCATTTTCTTCCAATACTAATAGCTACTATTGTTTTAGTTACTTATATAATCAAAATTCATGGATGTAGATTTTTggacaagaaaagaaaatatcacCCTGTTGGTGGCACAGTCATACACCAACTCTTCAACTTCCATAGGCTGCTTGAGTACATGACTGACCTTACAATTAAGAGAAAAACTTACAGCTTGCTTAGCTTCACTAGAAGTGAAGTCTACACTTCAGATCCTGCCAATGTTGAGCATATGCTGGTTACGAACTTCTCAAACTACGGCAAG GGTTGGTATCACCACAACGTCCTGACAGACCTACTGGGAGATGGTATATTTACGGTAGATGGAGAGAAGTGGAGACATCAGAGAAAATCGGCAAGCTATCAATTCTCGACTAAGTTATTGAGGGAGTTCAGCGGCTCGGTGTTCAAATCCAATGCTGTCAAACTTGCAGGGATAGTGTCCGAAGCAGCAATCTCAAACAATATCATTGAGCTGCAGGACTTGTTCATGAAGTCAGCTTTAGATTCTGTATTCAAAGTTATCCTTGGTGTTGAACTCGACACAATGTGTGGAACATATAGAGAAGGAACACAATTCTCCAATGCTTTTGATGAAGCAAGTGCTGCTATCATGTTTCGGTATGTTAACTTTCTCTGGAAGGTTCAGCGGTTCTTGAACATCGGTTCGGAAGCAGTACTAAAGAAAAGCCTAAAAGTGATTGACGAATACGTGTATAAATTAATCAGAAGCAAGATTGAGCAATCTCAAAAGCCACAAGATAACTCTATTGGATTGAAAGGAGACATTTTGTCAAGGTTTCTCGATTTGAATGAGACAGATCCAAAGTATCTTAAAGACATTATTTTGAGTTTTATCATTGCAGGGAAAGATACAACAGCAATCACTCTTTCTTGGTTTCTTTACCAACTATGCAAGAATCCTCATGTGCAGGAAAAGATTGCACAAGAGATTAGGGAGGCGACAAAAGTAGAAAATGGATCAATCATTGATGAACTTGCTGCTAAAGTAACCGATGAAAGCATGGAAAAGATGCAGTATCTGCATGCAGCTTTGACCGAGACACTCAGGCTCCATCCAGCGCTTCCAGTG GAAAGTAAGTATTGTTTTTCGGATGACAAATGGCCAGATGGATATAGTGTGAGGAAAGGTGATCTTGTTTCATTCCAACCATATGTAATGGGAAGGATGAAATTCTTGTGGGGTGAAGATGCTGAGAAATTTAGGCCAGAGAGATGGTTTGATGAAAAtggaagtttaaagaaagaaagcTCTTTCAAGTTCACTGCCTTTCAG GCGGGTCCAAGAATTTGCCTTGGCAAAGAGTTTGCATACAGACAGATGAAAATATTTTCTGCAATTCTGTTAGGTAGCCACAGCTTCAAACTAGCAGACCAAATGAAATTGGTAAAATATAGAACCATGCTCACTCTGCAAATTGATGGTGGCCTGTATGCGTATGCTCTTAAGAGAAATATATAA
- the LOC131643517 gene encoding squamosa promoter-binding-like protein 3, which yields MIMKLILIITFSFVVSVIRSETETESFSPLYMLENDVFSAQVSSSQPDQSLMVPLTLIQGADSEGADLFLEAMETRSSERKRTWRQKEVVNNHEEMEQDDEDGMDFEEEEEGRKKTVVTDLYSKSTRSKGGGSNIPPCCQVENCDADLSEAKQYHRRHKVCEYHAKAPAVHIAEMQQRFC from the exons ATGATAATGAAGCTGATTCTCATAATAACGTTTTCTTTTGTTGTCTCAGTGATTAGATCTGAGACTGAGACTGAGAGTTTTTCACCTCTGTATATGTTGGAAAACGATGTCTTTTCAGCTCAAGTGTCTTCTTCTCAACCTGATCAATCTCTCATGGTTCCACTCACTCTTATTCAAGGAGCTGATTCTGAAGGAGCag ATCTCTTCCTTGAAGCCATGGAGACAAGAAGCTCAGAGAGAAAAAGAACTTGGAGGCAGAAAGAGGTGGTGAACAATCATGAAGAGATGGAACAGGATGATGAAGATGGAATGGATTTTGAAGAGGAGGAGGAAGGTAGAAAGAAGACGGTAGTAACAGATCTGTATAGTAAGAGTACAAGGTCCAAAGGTGGAGGGTCGAATATTCCACCTTGTTGTCAAGTGGAGAATTGTGATGCTGATCTAAGTGAAGCTAAGCAGTACCATCGGAGACATAAGGTGTGTGAGTATCATGCTAAGGCACCTGCCGTACACATTGCAGAGATGCAGCAAAGGTTTTGTTAG
- the LOC131612062 gene encoding DEAD-box ATP-dependent RNA helicase 7-like: MVEHRQEQTQNFRVKTMTTTNGDENENSLELVEPKGSREEKEKNRKKKKAKSVESLVMEKKVEDHNAVSKFKISEPLREKLKEKGIESLFPIQAMTFDTILHGFDLVGRARTGQGKTLAFVLPIIESITNGPAKASRKTGDGRPPSVLVLLPTRELACQVNADFEVYGAAMGLTSCCLYGGASYQAQEIKLKRGVDIVIGTPGRIKDHLERGKIDLSQLKFRVLDEADEMLRMGFFEDVELILGKVKNVGKVQTLLFSATLPDWVKHIAKKFLKPDKETADLVGDTKMKASTSVRHIILPCTGSARSQLIPDIILFYSSGGRTIIFTETKESASQLAELLPGAKALHGDIQQAQREVTLSAFRSGKFMTLVATNVAARGLDINDVQLIIQCEPPRDVEAYIHRSGRTGRAGNTGVAVMLYDPRRSNISKIERESGVKFEHVSAPQANDIAKAIGAEAAEMITQVSDSVIPAFKSAAEDLLNNSGLSVVDLLAKALAKAVGYTEIKKRSLLTSMENYVTLLLETGRPIFTPTFAYKMLRRILPEEKVEAVKGLTITADGNGVVFDVLAEDLDTYLAGKKNASDVSLEVLKALPRLQQRDQSRGGRFGDGSGRGGRSGGGGGRNGRFSGDRFANGGGRGRGNWGGKRW; encoded by the exons ATGGTAGAACACCGACAAGAACAAACACAAAACTTCAGAGTTAAGACAATGACGACAACCAATGGGGATGAAAACGAGAATAGTTTAGAATTGGTTGAGCCAAAAGGTTCTAGAGAGGAGAAGGAGAAGAACAGGAAGAAGAAAAAAGCGAAATCTGTTGAGTCTCTGGTAATGGAGAAGAAGGTGGAGGATCATAATGCGGTTTCGAAGTTTAAAATATCGGAGCCGTTGAGAGAGAAGTTGAAGGAAAAGGGAATCGAGTCGTTGTTTCCTATTCAGGCAATGACGTTTGATACCATTCTGCATGGGTTTGATTTGGTTGGTAGAGCTCGCACTGGTCAG GGTAAAACTCTTGCCTTTGTGTTGCCAATTATAGAATCTATAACAAACGGTCCGGCAAAAGCATCGAGAAAGACTGGTGATGGGAGGCCGCCGAGTGTTCTTGTGCTTTTACCTACGAGGGAATTGGCCTGTCAG GTGAATGCTGATTTTGAAGTTTATGGTGCGGCAATGGGATTGACTTCTTGTTGTTTGTATGGAGGAGCTTCTTATCAAGCTCAAGAGATTAAGCTTAAGAGAGGTGTGGACATTGTTATTGGTACACCGGGCCGCATAAAG GATCATTTAGAGCGGGGGAAAATTGACCTGAGCCAACTAAAGTTCCGTGTCCTCGATGAAGCAGATGAGATGCTGAGGATGGGTTTCTTTGAAGATGTTGAATTGATCCTTG GTAAGGTTAAAAATGTAGGTAAAGTTCAGACGCTTCTTTTTAGTGCTACTTTGCCAGACTGGGTTAAGCAT ATTGCTAAAAAATTTCTTAAGCCAGATAAGGAAACTGCTGATCTTGTTGGAGATACAAAAATGAAGGCCAGTACCAGTGTTAGGCATATTATTCTTCCTTGTACCGGCTCTGCCAGGTCCCAGCTTATCCCAGACATTATTCTCTTTTACAGCAG TGGAGGTCGAACAATTATATTCACGGAGACAAAGGAATCAGCATCTCAGCTCGCAGAGTTGTTGCCTGGAGCAAAAGCACTCCACGGCGACATACAGCAAGCACAACGTGAA GTTACTTTGTCTGCCTTTAGGTCTGGGAAATTCATGACATTAGTTGCGACTAATGTGGCTGCGCGGGGTCTGGATATTAACGATGTTCAGTTAATTATTCAG TGTGAACCTCCAAGGGATGTTGAAGCCTATATCCATCGTTCTGGGCGCACGGGAAGAGCAG GTAACACTGGAGTTGCTGTAATGCTTTATGATCCAAGGAGGTCGAATATATCTAAAATCGAGAGAGAGTCGGGTGTTAAATTTGAACATGTTTCTGCTCCTCAGGCTAATGATATTGCCAAAGCTATTGGCGCAGAAGCTGCAGAAATGATAACTCAAGTGTCTGATAG TGTGATTCCTGCATTCAAGTCTGCGGCTGAAGATCTTTTAAATAACTCCGGTTTATCGGTCGTTGATTTACTTGCAAAGGCTCTTGCCAAGGCTGTT GGTTATACAGAGATCAAGAAAAGATCTCTATTAACTTCTATGGAGAACTATGTTACATTACTTCTTGAGACCGGGAGACCTATCTTTACGCCAAC TTTTGCATACAAAATGTTGAGGAGGATTTTGCCTGAAGAGAAGGTTGAGGCTGTGAAAGGTCTTACTATCACTGCAGATGGAAATGGTGTAGTTTTTGATGTACTAGCTGAAGATTTAGATACATATCTTGCTG GTAAGAAAAATGCCTCTGATGTAAGTTTAGAGGTGTTAAAAGCTTTGCCTCGTCTGCAACAGAGAGATCAATCAAGAGGCGGCAGATTTGGAGATGGCAGTGGTCGTGGTGGGAGAAGTGGTGGTGGTGGCGGCAGGAATGGTAGATTTTCAGGTGATAGGTTTGCGAACGGTGGTGGTAGAGGTCGTGGCAACTGGGGTGGGAAAAGATGGTGA
- the LOC131643514 gene encoding cytochrome P450 704C1-like isoform X1 produces the protein MYLRIILDTIKWHDLGSSMNILTKLTPQQISVTYIIKIHGSRFLDKKRRYHPVAGTVIHLLFNFHRLLEYMTDLTIRRKTYSLLSFTRSAVYTSDPANVEHMLVTNFSNYGKGRYHHDVLTDLLGDGIFTVDGEKWQHQRKSASYQFSTKLLREFSGSVFKSNAVKLARIVSEAAISNNIIELQDLLMKSTLDSVFKVILGVELDTMCGTYREGTQFSKAFDEASAAIMFRYVNFLWKVQRCLNIGSEAVLKKSLKVIDEYVYKLIRSKIEQSQNPQDNSLGLKGDILSRFLELNETDPKYLKDIILSFIIAGKDTTAITLSWFLYQLCKNPHVQEKIAQEIREATKVENGSTIDNLAAQVTDESMEKMKYLHAALTETLRLHPPVPLESKYCFLDDKWPDGYNVRKGDLVSFQPYVMGRMKFLWGEDAEIFRPERWFDENGNLKRESSFKFTAFQAGPRICLGKEFAYRQMKIFCAILLGSHSFKLAYQNKLVKYRTMLTLQIDGGLHVYAFKRN, from the exons ATGTATTTGAGGATCATTTTGGATACAATTAAATGGCATGATCTTGGTTCCTCCATGAATATTCTTACCAAGCTCACACCACAACAAATATCAG TTACTTATATCATCAAAATTCATGGAAGTAGATTTTTGGACAAGAAAAGAAGATATCACCCAGTTGCTGGCACAGTGATACATCTACTCTTCAACTTCCATAGGCTGCTTGAGTACATGACTGACCTTACAATTAGGAGAAAAACTTACAGCTTGCTTAGCTTCACTAGAAGTGCAGTCTACACTTCAGATCCTGCTAATGTTGAGCATATGCTGGTTACAAACTTTTCAAACTACGGCAAG GGTCGGTATCACCATGATGTCCTGACAGATCTACTGGGAGATGGTATATTCACGGTGGATGGAGAGAAGTGGCAACATCAACGGAAATCAGCAAGCTATCAATTCTCGACTAAGTTATTGAGAGAATTCAGCGGCTCAGTGTTCAAATCCAATGCTGTCAAACTTGCAAGGATAGTGTCCGAAGCAGCAATCTCAAACAATATCATTGAGCTGCAGGACTTGCTCATGAAGTCAACTCTAGATTCTGTATTCAAAGTTATCCTTGGTGTAGAACTGGACACAATGTGTGGAACATATAGAGAAGGAACACAATTTTCCAAAGCTTTTGATGAAGCAAGTGCTGCTATCATGTTTCGGTATGTTAACTTTCTCTGGAAGGTTCAGCGGTGCTTGAACATCGGTTCGGAAGCAGTACTAAAGAAAAGCCTAAAAGTGATCGACGAATACGTGTATAAATTAATCAGAAGCAAGATTGAGCAATCTCAAAATCCACAAGATAACTCTCTTGGATTGAAAGGAGACATTTTGTCAAGGTTTCTCGAATTAAATGAGACAGATCCAAAGTACCTTAAAGACATTATTTTGAGTTTTATCATTGCAGGAAAAGATACAACAGCAATCACTCTTTCCTGGTTTCTTTACCAACTGTGCAAGAATCCTCATGTGCAGGAAAAGATTGCACAAGAGATTAGGGAGGCAACAAAAGTAGAAAATGGATCAACTATTGACAATCTTGCGGCTCAAGTAACCGATGAAAGCATGGAAAAGATGAAGTATCTGCATGCAGCATTGACCGAGACACTCAGGCTGCATCCACCAGTTCCATTG GAAAGCAAGTATTGTTTTTTGGATGACAAATGGCCGGATGGATATAATGTGAGGAAAGGTGATCTTGTTTCATTCCAACCATATGTGATGGGAAGGATGAAATTCTTATGGGGTGAAGATGCTGAGATTTTTAGGCCAGAGAGATGGTTTGATGAAAATGGAAATTTAAAGAGAGAAAGCTCTTTTAAATTTACAGCTTTCCAG GCGGGTCCAAGAATTTGCCTTGGCAAAGAGTTTGCATACAGACAGATGAAGATATTTTGTGCAATTCTGTTAGGTAGCCACAGCTTCAAACTAGCATACCAAAACAAATTGGTAAAATATAGAACAATGCTCACTCTGCAAATTGATGGTGGCCTGCATGTATATGCTTTTAAGAGAAATTAA
- the LOC131649058 gene encoding uncharacterized protein LOC131649058, producing MMKNSNIIVWNCRGAAGKEFFKFCKYYIDIYKPEIFVCMETRCDPKKLYQSCKKLGFNTCHSVDNIGFAGGIIVACKDDNLKVQMWNKEEHFIHLKMQDMHGREWMLTLVYASPYEVKRKSLWEHLRQFADSINLPWLVAGDFNEIAFSNEKKGGAIASGRKCKIFRDNMEKCKLLDLVASGPFFTWRGPIYHGGQRIYERLDRAISNEEWRLMYSEAHAKVLPKVDFSDHHPIMTSLMCNKSERGPKPFRFESAWMVDENYNERLRGFWRTDDNLVVNLKRIESDAT from the coding sequence ATGATGAAAAATAGCAATATAATAGTGTGGAATTGTAGAGGAGCAGCAGGGAAAGAATTTTTCAAATTCTGTAAATACTATATTGATATATATAAGCCTGAGATTTTTGTTTGTATGGAGACAAGGTGCGATCCAAAAAAGCTCTACCAATCATGCAAAAAGCTAGGTTTCAACACTTGTCATTCAGTAGATAATATAGGATTTGCGGGAGGTATCATTGTAGCTTGTAAAGATGATAACTTAAAGGTCCAAATGTGGAATAAGGAGGAGCATTTTATTCACCTGAAGATGCAAGATATGCATGGGAGAGAATGGATGCTAACCTTGGTGTACGCAAGCCCTTATGAGGTGAAGAGGAAGAGTCTGTGGGAGCATTTGAGACAGTTTGCTGATTCCATAAATCTCCCTTGGCTTGTAGCAGGAGATTTTAATGAGATTGCCTTCTCTAATGAAAAGAAAGGAGGTGCTATAGCTTCAGGAAGAAAATGTAAGATCTTTCGAGATAACATGGAAAAATGTAAGTTACTTGATCTTGTAGCTAGTGGTCCGTTTTTCACGTGGAGGGGCCCTATTTATCATGGGGGGCAACGTATATATGAAAGATTGGACCGAGCAATAAGTAATGAAGAATGGAGATTGATGTACTCAGAAGCCCATGCTAAAGTTCTTCCTAAAGTGGATTTCTCTGATCATCATCCCATAATGACTTCTCTAATGTGCAATAAGAGTGAGAGGGGCCCTAAACCCTTTCGCTTTGAAAGTGCATGGATGGTGGACGAAAATTATAATGAAAGACTTAGAGGGTTTTGGAGGACAGATGATAATCTTGTGGTGAATCTTAAAAGAATAGAATCTGATGCCACATAA
- the LOC131643516 gene encoding alpha-L-fucosidase 1-like: MCKLYCSFFLFITLFLHLNKPSNSSLEQLPTPPLPILPLPTYSQLKWQQREIIMFLHFGVNTFSDSEWGTGHENPSIFNPTGLNTTQWASVAEEAGISLMILTAKHHDGFCLWPSKYTKHSVISSPWQNGKGDVVQEFVNAASDKGIDVGIYLSPWDRHDSRYGHDLLYNEYYLGQLQELLKKYQNVREIWFDGAKDPKAKNVSYYFSDWFSMVKELQSSINIFSDAGPDVRWVGNEQAMAGDTCWSTINRSSLAIGSPGIEQYLNTGDPRGTDWLPAECDVSIRPGWFWHKSESPKKLSELLDIYYTSVGRNCLLILNVPPNTTGLISENDAHRLKEFRTAINTIFHKNVAEGCYVKVSSQRGGKEGGFGPENMLDSDHLWSYWAPREYNKEKEDHWVEIWGNDGGLRFNVIGIQEAIGFGQRIKKYEIYVDSKLLIKGTTVGYKRLHRLDGDVVHAQVVRIRFIEARGVPLISSIGLYFDPFWHSRFNAT, encoded by the exons ATGTGTAAACTATATTGTTCTTTTTTCCTATTTATCACACTATTCCTCCACCTAAACAAACCAAGCAATTCTTCACTAGAACAACTACCAACTCCACCATTACCAATTCTCCCACTCCCAACCTACTCACAGCTAAAATGGCAACAAAGGGAAATCATAATGTTCCTTCATTTCGGTGTCAACACATTCAGTGACAGTGAATGGGGTACAGGCCATGAAAATCCATCAATATTCAATCCAACTGGACTCAACACAACCCAATGGGCTAGTGTGGCTGAAGAAGCAGGAATTTCATTGATGATATTAACTGCAAAACATCATGATGGATTTTGTCTATGGCCTTCTAAGTACACCAAACATTCTGTCATTAGTAGCCCTTGGCAAAATGGTAAAGGTGATGTTGTTCAAGAGTTTGTGAATGCAGCTAGTGATAAAGGAATTGATGTTGGGATCTATCTTTCACCTTGGGATAGACATGATTCTAGATATGGTCATGATTTGCTTTACAATGAATATTACTTAGGTCAATTGCAAGAGCTTCTTAAAAA atatCAAAATGTGAGGGAAATTTGGTTTGATGGAGCAAAAGATCCAAAGGCGAAAAATGTGTCATACTATTTTTCAGATTGGTTTTCAATGGTGAAGGAGTTGCAAAGTTCTATCAATATTTTCTCAGATGCTGGACCTGATGTTAGATGGGTAGGAAATGAACAAGCGATGGCAGGGGACACTTGTTGGTCTACCATTAATCGAAGTTCTCTTGCAATTGGAAGTCCAGGCATAGAGCA GTACCTGAACACTGGTGATCCAAGAGGAACCGATTGGCTACCAGCAGAATGCGATGTATCAATTCGTCCAGGATGGTTTTGGCATAAATCAGAATCACCAAAGAAACTAAGTGAGCTACTTGATATTTATTACACCTCAGTTGGTAGAAATTGCCTGTTAATTCTCAATGTACCACCTAACACAACTGGTCTTATATCCGAAAACGATGCTCATAGGTTAAAAGAATTTAGAACTGCAATCAATACAATTTTTCATAAGAACGTAGCAGAAGGTTGTTATGTTAAAGTTAGTAGCCAAAGAGGAGGAAAAGAGGGAGGGTTTGGACCAGAAAACATGTTGGATAGTGACCATTTGTGGTCATATTGGGCCCCAAGGGAATATAATAAGGAAAAGGAGGACCATTGGGTTGAAATTTGGGGCAATGATGGAGGTTTAAGGTTTAATGTGATTGGAATACAAGAAGCAATTGGTTTTGGTCAAAGGATCAAGAAGTATGAAATTTATGTGGATAGTAAATTGTTAATCAAAGGGACAACAGTTGGTTACAAGAGGCTTCATAGGCTTGATGGAGATGTTGTGCATGCTCAAGTTGTGAGGATTAGGTTCATAGAAGCTAGAGGAGTTCCTCTTATTTCTTCTATTGGTTTGTATTTTGATCCTTTTTGGCATTCAAGGTTTAATGCGACATGA
- the LOC131643514 gene encoding cytochrome P450 704C1-like isoform X2 has translation MTDLTIRRKTYSLLSFTRSAVYTSDPANVEHMLVTNFSNYGKGRYHHDVLTDLLGDGIFTVDGEKWQHQRKSASYQFSTKLLREFSGSVFKSNAVKLARIVSEAAISNNIIELQDLLMKSTLDSVFKVILGVELDTMCGTYREGTQFSKAFDEASAAIMFRYVNFLWKVQRCLNIGSEAVLKKSLKVIDEYVYKLIRSKIEQSQNPQDNSLGLKGDILSRFLELNETDPKYLKDIILSFIIAGKDTTAITLSWFLYQLCKNPHVQEKIAQEIREATKVENGSTIDNLAAQVTDESMEKMKYLHAALTETLRLHPPVPLESKYCFLDDKWPDGYNVRKGDLVSFQPYVMGRMKFLWGEDAEIFRPERWFDENGNLKRESSFKFTAFQAGPRICLGKEFAYRQMKIFCAILLGSHSFKLAYQNKLVKYRTMLTLQIDGGLHVYAFKRN, from the exons ATGACTGACCTTACAATTAGGAGAAAAACTTACAGCTTGCTTAGCTTCACTAGAAGTGCAGTCTACACTTCAGATCCTGCTAATGTTGAGCATATGCTGGTTACAAACTTTTCAAACTACGGCAAG GGTCGGTATCACCATGATGTCCTGACAGATCTACTGGGAGATGGTATATTCACGGTGGATGGAGAGAAGTGGCAACATCAACGGAAATCAGCAAGCTATCAATTCTCGACTAAGTTATTGAGAGAATTCAGCGGCTCAGTGTTCAAATCCAATGCTGTCAAACTTGCAAGGATAGTGTCCGAAGCAGCAATCTCAAACAATATCATTGAGCTGCAGGACTTGCTCATGAAGTCAACTCTAGATTCTGTATTCAAAGTTATCCTTGGTGTAGAACTGGACACAATGTGTGGAACATATAGAGAAGGAACACAATTTTCCAAAGCTTTTGATGAAGCAAGTGCTGCTATCATGTTTCGGTATGTTAACTTTCTCTGGAAGGTTCAGCGGTGCTTGAACATCGGTTCGGAAGCAGTACTAAAGAAAAGCCTAAAAGTGATCGACGAATACGTGTATAAATTAATCAGAAGCAAGATTGAGCAATCTCAAAATCCACAAGATAACTCTCTTGGATTGAAAGGAGACATTTTGTCAAGGTTTCTCGAATTAAATGAGACAGATCCAAAGTACCTTAAAGACATTATTTTGAGTTTTATCATTGCAGGAAAAGATACAACAGCAATCACTCTTTCCTGGTTTCTTTACCAACTGTGCAAGAATCCTCATGTGCAGGAAAAGATTGCACAAGAGATTAGGGAGGCAACAAAAGTAGAAAATGGATCAACTATTGACAATCTTGCGGCTCAAGTAACCGATGAAAGCATGGAAAAGATGAAGTATCTGCATGCAGCATTGACCGAGACACTCAGGCTGCATCCACCAGTTCCATTG GAAAGCAAGTATTGTTTTTTGGATGACAAATGGCCGGATGGATATAATGTGAGGAAAGGTGATCTTGTTTCATTCCAACCATATGTGATGGGAAGGATGAAATTCTTATGGGGTGAAGATGCTGAGATTTTTAGGCCAGAGAGATGGTTTGATGAAAATGGAAATTTAAAGAGAGAAAGCTCTTTTAAATTTACAGCTTTCCAG GCGGGTCCAAGAATTTGCCTTGGCAAAGAGTTTGCATACAGACAGATGAAGATATTTTGTGCAATTCTGTTAGGTAGCCACAGCTTCAAACTAGCATACCAAAACAAATTGGTAAAATATAGAACAATGCTCACTCTGCAAATTGATGGTGGCCTGCATGTATATGCTTTTAAGAGAAATTAA
- the LOC131612074 gene encoding 3-ketoacyl-CoA synthase 6-like, producing the protein MEATSKSIFNACSNFTLFSKLLPFLRLSSITLATYVEVFILLQNSKPMFLFLFLCFVLLSFLLKHFFSKPSPIYLIDFSCLKPPNHCRVPFSTFLENASMFECFDNESISFMEKVLHSSGLSEETFLPPSLHYIPPKTEHSESIKELHMVLFPIMDDLFAKTKVSPSDIDILIINCSGFCPSPSLTSIIVNKYSMRSDIKSYNVSGMGCSASALCIDMAHNLLRVHKNSTAIVLSTEILSSGWYQGKEKSMLLINCLFRMGSAAILLSNKKEARKNAKYLLLKTLRTLRAFDDKAYFSAIREEDSDGKLGVTLKRDLLQVAGETLRSNISLLGSEILPISEKFWYGVSLMKKRFNLMKSEGVYVPDFKTVIQHFCLPCSGRSVIREVGKGLKLGDIEIEAALMTLHRFGNQSSSSLWYELAYLEAKERVQKGDNIWQLGMGSGPKCCSVVLKCIRPMLGESHKGPWGDCIDQYPILAS; encoded by the coding sequence ATGGAAGCTACTTCCAAGTCTATCTTCAATGCATGCTCAAACTTTACTCTCTTTTCAAAGCTCTTACCTTTCTTAAGGCTTTCTAGCATCACACTAGCAACATATGTTGAAGTCTTCATCCTTCTACAAAACTCTAAACcaatgtttctttttctttttctatgtTTTGTCCTACTTTCTTTCCTTCTAAAACACTTTTTCTCAAAACCCTCTCCTATTTACCTCATTGATTTCTCATGCCTTAAACCACCAAACCATTGTAGGGTACCTTTCTCAACATTCCTTGAAAATGCTTCTATGTTTGAATGTTTTGACAATGaaagcatttccttcatggaAAAAGTCCTTCATTCTTCTGGCCTAAGTGAAGAAACTTTTCTCCCTCCTTCACTACACTACATCCCACCAAAAACCGAACATTCAGAATCCATCAAAGAACTTCACATGGTTCTTTTCCCTATCATGGATGATCTTTTTGCAAAAACAAAAGTTTCACCTTCTGATATAGACATACTTATCATAAACTGCAGTGGCTTTTGTCCTTCACCATCTTTAACATCAATTATTGTTAACAAATATTCTATGAGAAGTGACATTAAAAGCTATAATGTCTCTGGCATGGGGTGCAGTGCTAGTGCTCTTTGTATTGACATGGCTCACAATCTTCTAAGAGTTCACAAAAACTCTACTGCTATTGTCTTAAGCACGGAGATTTTGTCAAGTGGTTGGTATCAAGGTAAAGAAAAATCCATGTTGCTTATTAACTGTCTCTTTAGAATGGGAAGTGCAGCTATTCTTCTCTCAAACAAAAAAGAAGCACGTAAAAACGCGAAATATTTGTTACTCAAGACACTTAGAACACTAAGAGCTTTTGATGACAAAGCTTATTTTTCCGCTATAAGAGAAGAAGATTCAGATGGGAAACTCGGAGTGACACTGAAGAGAGATTTACTTCAAGTAGCGGGTGAAACACTTCGCTCGAATATTTCACTTTTAGGTTCTGAAATATTACCAATTTCTGAGAAATTTTGGTATGGTGTTTCTCTGATGAAGAAGAGGTTTAACTTGATGAAATCCGAGGGTGTTTACGTGCCGGATTTTAAGACCGTGATACAACATTTTTGCTTGCCATGTTCAGGGAGATCGGTGATAAGAGAAGTAGGAAAAGGGTTGAAGCTTGGTGATATAGAGATTGAAGCTGCTCTGATGACACTTCATAGATTTGGaaatcaatcttcttcatcatTGTGGTATGAACTTGCTTACTTGGAAGCCAAGGAAAGAGTGCAGAAAGGTGATAACATTTGGCAACTTGGAATGGGAAGTGGTCCTAAGTGTTGTAGTGTTGTTTTGAAGTGTATTAGGCCAATGCTTGGTGAGTCTCATAAAGGACCATGGGGTGATTGTATTGATCAATATCCAATTTTG